From the genome of Gemmatimonadota bacterium:
CCGCCTACCTGGGGGCGCAGGGCAAGGGCTGGGTGGAGAGCGGAGGCGTCTACGTCCTGGCCAACATCCGGGGCGGCGGCGAGTTCGGTCCCGACTGGTGGAAGGCGGCGCTCAAGGAGAACCGGCAACGGGCGTACGACGACTTCATCGCGGTGAGCGAGGACCTGATCGCCCGCCGGATCACCTCACCGGAACACCTGGGCATCATGGGCGGCAGCAATGGCGGTCTGCTGGTGGGAGCCGCCATGACACAACGGCCGGACCTGTACAACGCGGTGGTGATCCAGGTGCCCCTTCTGGACATGAAGCGCTATCACAGGCTCCTGGCCGGAGCGAGCTGGATGGCCGAGTACGGAGACCCGGACAAGCCCGAGGAGTGGGAGTACATCCGCAGGTACTCGCCCTATCAGAACGTGAAGGCGGATGTCGACTATCCGAAGCCGTTCATCTTCACGACGACGCGGGACGACCGCGTCCATCCGGGGCATGCGCGCAAGATGGCGGCGCTCATGCTGTCCCAGGGACACGACCTGTACTACTTCGAGAACGTGGAAGGAGGGCATGGGTCCGGCGTGACGCCCGAGCAGCAGGCCGAGTCGCTGGCGCTGTGGTTGGCCTATCTGCACGAGCAGCTCGGCCCGACGCGGCCGGTCAGTTGAACCCAACCCCTCGCATGTCCGCGTTTCCCGCCACCGCCCCGCGCAGCCGCCCTCGAAGGAAGGATCCATGGATCGTCGTGCCCTCCTGACCCGGGGTGGCCTGGGCCTGCTCGGCCTGTCCGCCTGGGGCTGCGCGTCCGCGCCCTCCACGCGCCGGGTGGATCCCGCGCTCCGCCTGGCGCCCGTGCGCGCGTCCTGGGACCGGGTGATCCGCACCACGGTGGGGCTGCGTCCGTACCGCCCGTCCGGGTTCGTGCTGAAGGCGGAGCCGTTGGGCGACACGCTCCTGATCCACAACTTCGGCCACGGTGGGTCGGGCATGTCGCTGTCGTGGGGCACGGCGCAGCTCGCGGCCGAGATGGCCCTGGAGCGGTCGGAGCGGCGCGCGGCCGTGATCGGCTGCGGCGTGGTGGGGCTGACCACGGCGCTCCAGCTCCTGCGCCGCGGGTTCGACGTGACGATCTACGCGAAGAGCGTCCCGCCCGACACCACGTCCAACCTGTCGCTGGCGAGCTGGACGCCGACCTCCGGCCTGCTCGGAGACGGTCCGCGCGCGGCGCTCTGGGACGACCAGTTCCGCAGGGCGGCCCGGATCGCCTGGACACAGCTCCAGCTCCTCGTGGGGCGGGGCTACGGCGTGTCCTGGATCGACAGCTATTCGGTGCGGGCGGATGCGCCGCGACCGGCGGCGCCCGGAGGCGAGCCGCCTCTGCTGCCGTCCGATCTGGCCACCCGCTCCCAGCTCCTGGGGCCGGGAGAGCACCCGTTCCCCACGGCGTACGCGGTGCGGCGGCCCACGCTGCGCATCGAACCGGGCATCTACCTGGACCGCCTCGTGGCGGACGTACGCGAGGCCGGCGGCCGCATCGTGATCCGGACGTTCGCGTCGCGGGCGGACCTGGTGGCGCTGGACGAACCGACCGTGGTGAATTGCACCGGCCTCGGTGCCCGCGACCTGGTCGGAGATCCGGAGCTCACACCGCTGAAGGGGCAGCTCACGCTGCTGATCCCGCAGGCGGAGGTGGACTACTCGACCTTCGGGTCCGCCACTCCCGTTCCGGGGGGCTTCGTCCACATGCAGCCGCGCGCCGACGGCATCGTGCTCGGTGGCACGAGCGTGGAAGGGGACTGGTCGCTCGAGCCGGATGA
Proteins encoded in this window:
- a CDS encoding FAD-dependent oxidoreductase encodes the protein MDRRALLTRGGLGLLGLSAWGCASAPSTRRVDPALRLAPVRASWDRVIRTTVGLRPYRPSGFVLKAEPLGDTLLIHNFGHGGSGMSLSWGTAQLAAEMALERSERRAAVIGCGVVGLTTALQLLRRGFDVTIYAKSVPPDTTSNLSLASWTPTSGLLGDGPRAALWDDQFRRAARIAWTQLQLLVGRGYGVSWIDSYSVRADAPRPAAPGGEPPLLPSDLATRSQLLGPGEHPFPTAYAVRRPTLRIEPGIYLDRLVADVREAGGRIVIRTFASRADLVALDEPTVVNCTGLGARDLVGDPELTPLKGQLTLLIPQAEVDYSTFGSATPVPGGFVHMQPRADGIVLGGTSVEGDWSLEPDEEARRRIVEAHIDLFGRMGRG